Proteins found in one archaeon genomic segment:
- a CDS encoding PadR family transcriptional regulator, whose amino-acid sequence MWSFRFAMHRKRGLRMMIMSLLSSSPKNGVELMDGIEAMTRGWWRPSPGSIYPLLKSLKQEGLVKPRDDGRYELTGKARVEIEVAFGPSMRAPKNLEGMTDEVESFVTYVEELAASNRPELGPSADRIRSLAQRLQSAVEGPSS is encoded by the coding sequence GTGTGGTCCTTTCGTTTCGCCATGCACAGGAAGCGGGGGCTCCGCATGATGATCATGTCTCTCCTCTCGTCCTCGCCCAAGAACGGGGTAGAGCTCATGGACGGGATTGAAGCGATGACCAGGGGCTGGTGGCGTCCTTCTCCTGGGTCCATCTACCCCCTCCTCAAGAGCCTCAAGCAAGAAGGCCTCGTCAAGCCTAGGGACGATGGAAGGTACGAGCTGACAGGAAAGGCACGCGTCGAGATCGAGGTCGCCTTCGGCCCATCCATGCGGGCACCCAAGAACCTTGAGGGCATGACCGACGAGGTCGAGAGCTTCGTCACCTACGTCGAGGAGCTGGCTGCTTCGAACAGACCCGAGCTTGGACCATCGGCCGACAGAATCAGGTCTCTCGCGCAGCGCCTCCAGTCTGCGGTCGAAGGACCTTCGTCCTGA
- a CDS encoding DUF47 family protein produces MYAGKGYYDAELDEPYMGFKEWIIPQDKAFFDLLSEESANVLEGSKKLEEAVRSFDRMEERRKEFKEIEHKGDEIVHQIYERVNRSFITPIDQEDLTKLASLYDDVLDYMYAVMNRLILYEIAGPTESMMRFAGIVRASVEEIHQAFISMRKLDKTEIDKRCIEVDRLENEADALLNDAVASLFKSPDVISILKLKEIYEHLETVTDRCEDLSFVLRDILIKHT; encoded by the coding sequence ATGTACGCCGGGAAAGGATATTACGACGCCGAACTCGACGAACCTTACATGGGCTTCAAGGAATGGATTATCCCGCAGGACAAGGCCTTCTTCGACCTGCTGTCCGAAGAATCGGCCAACGTCCTCGAAGGGTCCAAGAAGCTTGAGGAGGCCGTCCGTTCCTTCGACAGGATGGAGGAAAGGAGGAAGGAATTCAAGGAGATTGAGCACAAGGGCGACGAGATAGTCCACCAGATCTACGAGCGCGTCAACAGGAGCTTCATCACGCCGATCGACCAGGAGGACCTCACGAAGCTGGCATCGCTCTATGACGACGTCCTCGACTACATGTACGCCGTCATGAACAGGCTGATTCTCTACGAGATTGCAGGCCCTACCGAGTCTATGATGAGGTTCGCAGGGATAGTCAGGGCCTCCGTCGAGGAGATACACCAGGCCTTCATCTCGATGAGGAAGCTCGACAAGACGGAGATAGACAAGCGGTGCATCGAGGTGGACAGGCTCGAAAACGAGGCAGACGCCCTTCTTAACGACGCCGTAGCCTCCCTGTTCAAGAGCCCGGACGTGATCAGCATCTTGAAGCTGAAGGAGATATACGAGCACCTCGAGACAGTGACCGACCGCTGCGAGGATCTGAGCTTCGTCCTTCGCGACATCCTGATCAAGCACACCTAG
- a CDS encoding inorganic phosphate transporter: MDAQTLYVFGIILVAYSFDFINGFHDAANSVSTVISTRVLPPWAAVSMAAVFNFIAFGVLGVGVATTVGKGIISSSVVGPNLILSALIGAITWDLFTWYLGLPSSSSHALIGGLVGSAVMKAGTGSLVWAGLQKVLTFMVVSPLVGFLLAFGLMSLLIRVFFKRPLAVVNRYFRRLQLVSSALVSLSHGSNDAQKTMGVVTALLFSVGWIGTFEVPFVVAVLAASSIALGTLFGGWRIIRTLGFRMTKLDPVHGFSIETASAATIIASTIYQIPVSTTHVVSGGVIGSGATMGASMVKWGIARRIVWAWIITIPAAAIVAAASYLVISLV, encoded by the coding sequence ATGGACGCCCAGACGCTCTACGTCTTCGGAATAATCCTAGTGGCCTACTCCTTCGATTTCATCAACGGCTTTCACGATGCAGCCAACTCCGTCTCGACGGTCATCTCCACTAGAGTCCTTCCGCCTTGGGCTGCGGTCTCAATGGCGGCCGTCTTCAACTTCATCGCCTTCGGAGTCCTCGGGGTCGGGGTGGCGACGACTGTCGGGAAGGGGATAATCAGCTCGAGCGTCGTGGGTCCCAACCTCATCCTCTCCGCCTTAATTGGGGCGATCACCTGGGACCTCTTCACCTGGTACCTTGGCCTTCCCTCCAGCTCATCTCATGCACTCATCGGAGGATTGGTCGGTTCTGCAGTCATGAAGGCGGGCACTGGGTCTCTGGTCTGGGCCGGGCTCCAGAAGGTCCTCACATTCATGGTCGTGTCCCCTCTGGTCGGTTTCTTGCTTGCGTTCGGGCTGATGTCCTTGTTGATCAGAGTCTTCTTCAAGAGGCCCCTCGCGGTCGTAAACAGGTACTTCCGCAGGCTGCAACTGGTCTCGTCCGCCCTCGTGAGCTTGAGCCACGGAAGCAACGACGCCCAGAAGACCATGGGAGTGGTGACAGCACTGCTCTTCTCCGTCGGGTGGATCGGCACCTTCGAGGTCCCGTTCGTCGTGGCCGTCCTTGCTGCATCCTCCATCGCTCTCGGGACCCTCTTCGGGGGCTGGCGGATCATCAGGACCCTAGGATTCAGGATGACCAAGCTGGACCCCGTCCACGGATTCTCGATCGAGACTGCGTCTGCGGCAACCATCATAGCGTCGACAATCTACCAAATACCCGTCAGCACCACTCACGTTGTCAGCGGAGGAGTCATCGGGTCTGGAGCGACCATGGGTGCGTCTATGGTGAAGTGGGGAATCGCGAGGCGTATTGTGTGGGCATGGATCATCACGATCCCTGCTGCAGCAATCGTCGCGGCCGCGTCCTACCTAGTCATCAGCCTGGTCTAG
- a CDS encoding acyl-CoA thioesterase: MARGFGMAIRVRLSETDALGVVYYGQYFSYFDLARLEMLRKAGITLEFLRRRKLGFVAAKAACRYLSSLKFDDKFTVRVEVARLGNASVEYRHTITKGRKRIAEGEVTDVMVKDVGGAAKIPEDIRKRLLRFG; encoded by the coding sequence ATGGCGCGGGGGTTCGGTATGGCGATTCGCGTGAGGCTCTCGGAGACCGATGCCCTCGGCGTGGTCTACTATGGCCAGTACTTCTCCTACTTTGACCTGGCCAGGCTCGAGATGCTGAGGAAGGCCGGGATAACCCTCGAGTTCCTCCGGAGGCGCAAGCTCGGGTTCGTGGCTGCGAAGGCGGCGTGCCGGTACCTCTCGTCCCTGAAATTCGACGACAAGTTCACAGTGCGTGTGGAGGTGGCCCGCCTGGGAAACGCAAGCGTCGAATACAGGCACACGATTACCAAGGGGAGGAAGAGGATCGCCGAGGGGGAGGTGACCGACGTCATGGTCAAGGATGTTGGAGGAGCGGCCAAGATTCCCGAGGACATCAGGAAGCGTCTGCTGAGGTTCGGATGA
- a CDS encoding flavin reductase family protein yields MRIYPQGVTVVTTLSADGPKGITVSSFTSVSLDPPLVLISIAKGSALHDLFRGAEAFAVNFLADDQKSVSDRFAGRVELEDRFQGLKFTSGKAGSPIIDGARASIECRRWQVYDGGDHSIIVGEVVDAKSLNSKRPLVYYTQLYTTTEKTEYPAPPSDIVW; encoded by the coding sequence ATGCGGATCTACCCGCAGGGCGTTACGGTCGTTACCACCCTATCCGCGGACGGGCCTAAAGGAATCACGGTCTCCTCTTTCACGAGCGTTTCACTCGACCCTCCACTGGTGCTCATCTCAATTGCGAAGGGCTCCGCCCTCCACGACTTGTTCCGGGGCGCCGAAGCGTTCGCAGTCAACTTCCTCGCGGACGACCAGAAGTCGGTCTCCGACAGGTTCGCCGGTCGCGTGGAGCTGGAGGACCGGTTCCAGGGCCTCAAGTTCACCAGCGGAAAGGCAGGCTCTCCGATAATTGACGGCGCGCGCGCGTCAATCGAGTGCCGGAGGTGGCAGGTCTACGATGGTGGCGACCACTCGATCATCGTAGGGGAGGTGGTCGACGCAAAGTCGCTAAATTCGAAGAGGCCGCTGGTCTACTATACGCAACTGTACACCACGACTGAGAAGACCGAGTATCCGGCCCCGCCCTCGGACATCGTCTGGTAG
- the hpaD gene encoding 3,4-dihydroxyphenylacetate 2,3-dioxygenase, with protein sequence MTESPGFEIVKAGHIEFLVTDLDRARRFYAEALGFVVTEEDSTRIYLRGLEDRRHHSLLLTKSEAPGVGHLAFRISEEGGLEAIERLAKSKGGSTAWVSEGEEKGQGRAVLVEDQFGFPVEFYSKMDEVEWKLQKYTDYRGAKVMRLDHFNIMLPDVASAYEWYTESLGFGCTETTETEGPQPEMWAAWLRRKHTCHDLALTTGNGPRVHHAGFTVPDRAAIMDCADLLASAGYLESMERGPGRHGVSNAFFLYLRDPDGNRIELYTGDYLSADPDWKPVRWKLNDPQRQTFWGAPTPASWFNDAMLVRSRRSGRFAELSSPKIQDRPDYLMSAR encoded by the coding sequence TTGACGGAGAGTCCGGGGTTCGAGATCGTCAAGGCGGGGCACATAGAATTCCTGGTTACCGACCTGGATAGGGCGAGGAGGTTCTACGCAGAGGCGCTCGGGTTCGTGGTGACTGAGGAGGACAGCACTCGAATCTACTTGAGGGGTCTGGAGGACAGGCGTCATCACTCGCTCCTCCTCACAAAGTCGGAGGCCCCTGGAGTGGGACACCTTGCGTTCAGGATCTCGGAGGAGGGAGGGCTGGAAGCGATCGAGAGGCTGGCGAAGTCGAAGGGTGGGAGCACTGCTTGGGTGTCTGAGGGAGAGGAGAAGGGGCAGGGCAGGGCAGTGCTGGTGGAGGACCAGTTCGGGTTCCCGGTGGAGTTCTACTCAAAGATGGATGAAGTCGAATGGAAGCTGCAGAAGTACACAGACTACCGTGGTGCCAAGGTGATGAGGCTGGACCACTTCAACATAATGCTTCCAGACGTGGCATCGGCCTACGAATGGTACACGGAGTCGCTCGGCTTCGGTTGCACTGAAACGACCGAGACTGAAGGACCGCAGCCTGAGATGTGGGCCGCCTGGCTGAGAAGGAAGCACACCTGCCACGACCTCGCGCTCACGACTGGAAATGGACCGAGGGTGCACCACGCCGGGTTCACAGTGCCGGACAGGGCCGCGATCATGGACTGCGCAGACCTGCTCGCGTCGGCGGGGTATCTCGAGAGCATGGAGAGAGGCCCTGGGAGACATGGCGTATCGAACGCCTTCTTCCTCTACCTTAGGGACCCTGACGGGAACCGCATAGAGCTGTACACGGGCGACTATCTCAGCGCAGACCCGGACTGGAAGCCGGTCCGATGGAAGCTCAACGACCCCCAGAGGCAGACCTTCTGGGGAGCGCCCACCCCAGCCAGTTGGTTCAACGATGCGATGCTTGTCAGGTCGCGTAGGAGCGGTCGGTTCGCGGAGCTGAGCTCTCCAAAGATCCAGGACAGGCCCGACTACCTGATGTCGGCCCGCTGA
- the hpaB gene encoding 4-hydroxyphenylacetate 3-monooxygenase, oxygenase component, with product MGAKSGKEFIQRLDSTRRELWYGNERVTGEVSKHKAFASVAKSLAALYDMQVDEATREEMTYGSPTSGKRVGASFLQPKSVGDLAKRRGAMKRWADFSGGMLGRTADYLNSSIMAMAAASDFFGAADGRDYGQNIRNYYEFIRENDLVLTHTLINPQNNRGVGPSKQADPFTAARVLEKKSEGVVIRGARMLATLPIADEIMVFPSTVVRSGQDDMPYSIAFALPVSARGLKFICRESFAAESKYDHPLAARFDEQDAVVVFDDVLVPWDRVFILEDPEKANKVSEATDAIVFMAHQATVREVAKAEFVAGLVSLVAETIGADQFPHVQEKVADVLITVESMKALLNWSEANAKQNKWGLLTPDYVPINTARNLWPRVAPNLAVVIKQIGASGLMAIPPEEVLKSDVRPDVDRYYQAKLADAEERIRLFKLAWDVAGSSFGGRQELYERFFFGDPVRMASAYYNWYDREPYKQRVRDLLHRKD from the coding sequence TTGGGCGCGAAGAGCGGGAAGGAATTCATCCAGAGGCTTGACTCGACCAGGAGAGAGCTGTGGTATGGCAATGAGAGGGTTACGGGGGAGGTTTCGAAGCACAAGGCGTTCGCGAGCGTAGCAAAGTCTCTCGCTGCCCTTTACGACATGCAGGTCGACGAGGCGACGAGAGAGGAGATGACCTACGGGTCGCCTACCAGCGGAAAGAGGGTGGGCGCGAGCTTCCTGCAGCCGAAAAGTGTCGGAGACCTCGCTAAGAGGAGGGGAGCGATGAAGAGGTGGGCCGACTTTTCGGGGGGCATGCTTGGACGGACTGCCGACTACCTCAACAGCTCGATAATGGCTATGGCCGCCGCCTCGGACTTCTTCGGAGCCGCGGACGGGCGCGACTACGGCCAGAACATCAGGAACTACTACGAATTCATCAGGGAAAACGACCTCGTTCTGACCCACACCCTGATCAACCCTCAGAACAACAGGGGTGTTGGGCCTTCGAAGCAGGCCGACCCCTTCACGGCTGCCAGGGTGCTGGAAAAGAAGTCAGAGGGGGTGGTGATCAGGGGGGCAAGGATGCTCGCGACCCTGCCCATCGCGGACGAGATCATGGTCTTCCCTTCGACGGTGGTGAGGTCGGGCCAGGACGACATGCCGTACTCCATCGCGTTCGCCCTGCCCGTCAGCGCAAGAGGCCTGAAGTTCATTTGCAGGGAGTCGTTCGCTGCCGAGTCGAAGTACGACCATCCACTCGCAGCCAGGTTCGACGAGCAGGATGCGGTCGTAGTCTTCGACGACGTGCTCGTGCCGTGGGACAGGGTCTTCATCCTCGAGGACCCTGAGAAGGCTAACAAGGTCAGCGAGGCCACCGACGCGATCGTCTTCATGGCCCATCAGGCGACCGTACGAGAGGTCGCGAAGGCGGAGTTCGTGGCGGGACTCGTCTCCCTTGTCGCCGAGACGATCGGGGCAGATCAGTTCCCACACGTCCAAGAGAAGGTGGCCGATGTCCTCATCACGGTGGAATCCATGAAAGCGCTCTTGAACTGGAGCGAAGCGAACGCCAAACAGAACAAGTGGGGCCTGCTCACCCCAGACTACGTGCCAATCAACACTGCCAGGAACCTCTGGCCGCGCGTTGCGCCGAACCTCGCGGTGGTCATAAAGCAGATAGGAGCCAGCGGGCTGATGGCCATCCCGCCCGAGGAGGTCCTGAAGTCCGACGTCAGGCCGGATGTAGACAGGTACTATCAGGCAAAGCTCGCTGATGCGGAGGAGAGGATCCGGCTCTTCAAGCTGGCCTGGGACGTCGCCGGGAGCTCGTTCGGCGGAAGGCAAGAGCTCTATGAGAGGTTCTTCTTCGGCGACCCGGTGAGGATGGCCAGCGCCTACTACAACTGGTACGACCGCGAGCCGTACAAACAGAGGGTCAGGGACCTGCTCCACAGGAAGGATTGA
- a CDS encoding fumarylacetoacetate hydrolase family protein produces the protein MFELGRGVSLVEALESGMDGATKLGRGRQFSLGEVVLGPPVGRPGKIVAAIVNTIGMLGGPEVRLERPRLDMKAPNSVTGPGEAIVAPESGIRPEVELAAVIGERISRVSPGEARRRILGYTILNDVTAPKDSKEDAYEAYRRDPSTGVISRRTLRGPLFRSKNHDTFCPIGPWIVTQDEFGDPLGKAMSTSFAGKKVQEGNTSEYIFGPAEIASYVSGFLTLEPGDVVSCGSVGWTREAIGDLDPTEYILPMALGTLDLSIEGIGTLTNPVVREEGLLGKLK, from the coding sequence GTGTTTGAACTGGGTCGGGGGGTCAGCCTCGTCGAGGCTCTCGAATCAGGGATGGACGGTGCGACCAAGCTGGGTCGGGGTCGGCAGTTCTCACTTGGGGAAGTGGTATTGGGGCCCCCAGTTGGCAGACCTGGGAAGATTGTAGCCGCGATAGTGAACACCATAGGCATGCTCGGCGGCCCAGAGGTCAGGCTAGAGAGACCTAGGCTCGACATGAAGGCTCCCAACTCGGTGACAGGGCCCGGAGAGGCAATCGTCGCACCCGAGTCTGGCATCAGGCCGGAGGTTGAGCTGGCCGCCGTCATCGGCGAAAGGATTTCGCGCGTCAGCCCCGGAGAGGCGAGAAGGAGGATCCTCGGATACACCATCCTCAACGACGTGACCGCGCCGAAAGACTCGAAGGAGGACGCCTACGAGGCCTACAGGAGGGACCCCAGTACTGGAGTCATCTCCAGAAGAACCCTCAGGGGTCCGTTGTTCAGGTCTAAGAATCACGACACCTTCTGCCCCATAGGACCCTGGATAGTCACGCAGGATGAGTTTGGGGATCCTTTGGGCAAGGCGATGTCGACGAGTTTCGCAGGGAAGAAGGTCCAGGAAGGCAACACGTCTGAGTACATCTTCGGGCCGGCCGAGATTGCGTCGTACGTGAGTGGTTTCTTGACTCTGGAGCCGGGTGATGTGGTCTCGTGCGGGAGCGTCGGGTGGACCAGGGAGGCAATCGGGGACCTCGACCCGACCGAATACATACTTCCAATGGCCCTGGGGACGTTGGACCTGTCTATCGAAGGGATTGGAACGCTCACCAATCCGGTGGTCAGGGAGGAAGGACTTCTGGGAAAGCTAAAGTAG
- a CDS encoding acetoacetate decarboxylase family protein, whose protein sequence is MLEHPLTPGETSAIEKGPWHYGADYVTVYFRGDRNKLSDLIPEPFEVADGQCMAYACEIISVAEGRSAMVWTDPDRTTYQEAALGVKVRHSGTSGVFFPVMWVTTEWSLLRGLLNGYQKRLADKIRLTKLHPLNPGLSPAGPGRSFSGFCVKGSEKLLSVRVDVDRAGTSGDLPAFGPTYGLRSFPRTSDTQSLVKEPVEILKSNSRVSDVWLGRGSVELRMDVGPIEEATGAVYRSGFTISGSKSLSSRHTL, encoded by the coding sequence TTGCTCGAGCATCCACTAACCCCAGGAGAGACTTCTGCGATTGAGAAAGGGCCCTGGCACTACGGCGCTGACTACGTCACGGTCTACTTCCGTGGCGACCGAAACAAACTGAGCGACCTCATCCCTGAGCCGTTCGAGGTTGCGGACGGCCAGTGCATGGCATACGCCTGCGAAATAATCTCAGTCGCAGAGGGGAGGTCTGCAATGGTGTGGACTGACCCGGACAGGACAACCTACCAGGAGGCTGCGCTCGGCGTCAAAGTAAGACACTCAGGCACATCCGGGGTCTTCTTCCCTGTGATGTGGGTCACGACCGAGTGGTCTCTTCTCCGAGGCCTCCTGAACGGATACCAAAAGCGCCTCGCAGACAAGATCCGCCTGACCAAACTTCACCCTCTGAACCCCGGCCTCTCCCCAGCTGGTCCAGGGAGAAGTTTCTCCGGGTTCTGCGTGAAGGGCTCTGAGAAGCTGCTCTCGGTCAGGGTAGACGTCGATAGAGCAGGCACATCCGGGGACCTCCCGGCCTTCGGCCCCACCTACGGCCTCAGGTCCTTTCCCAGGACCAGTGACACCCAGTCCTTGGTCAAAGAGCCAGTGGAAATACTGAAGTCCAACTCGAGGGTCTCCGACGTCTGGCTGGGCAGGGGCTCAGTGGAGCTCAGAATGGACGTAGGGCCCATCGAGGAAGCTACTGGTGCAGTCTACAGATCAGGCTTCACGAT